AGCGGACTTTCTTTCGACCGTCAGTTGTGGTTGCGTCCGTCCATTATTCCCCGTTTACACGAACTGACAAAAGCCGTGCACGATGAAGGTGCCGCAGTAGGTATACAAATCGGGCATTGTGGAAATATGTCCCATAAAAATATATGTGGTGTCACTCCTATATCCGCATCTTCAGGCTTCAACCTCTATTCTCCTACGTTTGTGCGTGGAATGGAAAAAGAGGAGCTTCCGGAAATGGCGAAAGCGTATGGAAATGCAGTCAATCTGGCGAGGAAAGCCGGGTTTGACGCCGTTGAAGTACATGCGGGGCACGGCTATTTGATTAGTCAATTCCTGTCTCCCTACACCAATCATCGGAAAGATGAATATGGCGGTTCGCTCGAAAACCGGATGCGTTTTATGGATATGGTGATGGAAGAAGTGATGAAAGCGGCGGGCAATGATATGGCAGTTTTCGTAAAAATGAATATGCGCGACGGCTTCAAAGGAGGAATGGAGATTGACGAATCCATACAAGTGGCCAAACGTCTGTTGGAACTTGGCGCTCATGGATTGGTGTTGAGTGGTGGTTTTGTCAGCAAAGCGCCGATGTATGTAATGAGAGGTGCCATGCCGATTCGTTCGATGTCTTACTATATGAATTGTTGGTGGCTGAAATACGGAGTCCGTATGTTTGGCAAATGGATGATACCCTCTGTACCCTTCAAAGAGGCCTATTTCCTTGAAGATGCACTGAAATTCCGTGCGGCTCTTCCGGATGCGCCGTTGATTTATGTCGGTGGTCTTG
This portion of the Bacteroides acidifaciens genome encodes:
- a CDS encoding NADH:flavin oxidoreductase → METKLFSPVTFGPLTLRNRTIRSAAFESMCPENTPTQMLLDYHRSVAAGGVGMTTVAYAAVTQSGLSFDRQLWLRPSIIPRLHELTKAVHDEGAAVGIQIGHCGNMSHKNICGVTPISASSGFNLYSPTFVRGMEKEELPEMAKAYGNAVNLARKAGFDAVEVHAGHGYLISQFLSPYTNHRKDEYGGSLENRMRFMDMVMEEVMKAAGNDMAVFVKMNMRDGFKGGMEIDESIQVAKRLLELGAHGLVLSGGFVSKAPMYVMRGAMPIRSMSYYMNCWWLKYGVRMFGKWMIPSVPFKEAYFLEDALKFRAALPDAPLIYVGGLVSRQKIDEVLDSGFDAVQMARALLNEPGFVNRMKQEEQARCNCGHSNYCIGRMYTIEMACHQHLKEQLPSSLQKEIDKLEKK